One Brassica oleracea var. oleracea cultivar TO1000 chromosome C7, BOL, whole genome shotgun sequence genomic window carries:
- the LOC106304406 gene encoding auxin-induced protein 15A-like, which yields MAIKIRTTKLTQTTIIMQILKRCSSLGKKQTNEYKDEQELDGESLPLDVPKGHFVVYVGKTRVRYVLPISFLTRPEFQLLLQQAEEEFGFDHDMGLTIPCEEVAFDSLVASMF from the coding sequence ATGGCGATTAAAATCCGGACTACCAAGTTAACACAAACGACTATCATCATGCAAATCTTGAAAAGGTGCTCAAGTTTGGGGAAGAAACAGACCAATGAATATAAAGACGAACAGGAACTGGATGGAGAATCTCTTCCTTTAGATGTACCCAAAGGTCATTTCGTGGTCTACGTAGGGAAGACTCGGGTCAGGTACGTTTTACCCATTTCATTTTTGACCCGACCAGAGTTTCAGCTTCTTCTACAACAAGCTGAGGAAGAGTTTGGCTTCGATCACGACATGGGTCTCACTATTCCTTGTGAAGAAGTAGCATTCGACTCGCTTGTCGCCTCCATGTTCTGA